One segment of Fusarium oxysporum f. sp. lycopersici 4287 chromosome 7, whole genome shotgun sequence DNA contains the following:
- a CDS encoding hypothetical protein (At least one base has a quality score < 10), producing the protein MTSSTEKHAEDAASEQVEYAVGSVEATAMNNLSDRVRKIRRKVDMRLCIIIAVLYTVCQIDRQNLAYAVVAGMGEDIDLGGMNYSIIVLLFFPTYTLFQPIMTVMARKIGPRWFLSGICVAWGIVMLAFGFAHRWQDLAGLRILLGLLEAGFFPSSVFLISTWYVRHEVAIRIAFFYLFGNVFGGFGGVLAYGLQQMDGLAGYEGWRWIFIMEGVVTALLGFVGYIFIVDFPENARQTKRFLTAEEVDIMVSRIDADRGDAHSTEFSLRPYLENALDWKVWILAINFGLTSMVIYAVAYFLPIVLRDGLGFSVVEAQTLNAPANAPKCYVFGGILGLTESWLSDKYKLRGPFIMLNSILEIIGLSFLGFHHDNVVRYIGAYFVVGGDNACLPLTLTYQSNNIVGQWRRAFCSALIVGMGGIGGIIASLVFRGQDKPGYRPGLYACLTAASLTFISVGLTTVVFRRKNQLQRQGKLVIENTDGFTYTL; encoded by the exons ATGACGTCCTCCACGGAGAAGCACGCAGAAGATGCTGCCAGTGAACAGGTCGAATATGCTGTCGGGTCCGTGGAAGCCACCGCCATGAATAACCTCAGTGATCGGGTTCGTAAGATCCGACGCAAGGTAGACATGCGACTgtgcatcatcatcgccgtctTATACACCGTTTGTCAGATAGATCGTCAGAATCTGGCCTATGC CGTCGTTGCAGGAATGGGTGAAGATATCGACCTCGGCGGTATGAACTAC TCAatcatcgtcctcctcttcttcccaacCTATACTCTTTTCCAACCCATCATGACGGTTATGGCTCGCAAGATTGGCCCGCGCTGGTTCTTGTCCGGGATCTGCGTTGCTTGGGGTATCGTTATGCTTGCCTTTGGTTTCGCTCATCGCTGGCAGGACCTTGCTGGTCTCAGAATACTATTGGGTCTGCTAGAGGCGGGGTTCTTCCCAAGCTCCGTCTTTCTCATCAGCACCTGGTATGTCCGGCATGAAGTCGCCATCAGAATCGCCTTCTTCTACCTGTTTGGAAATGTCTTTGGCGGTTTTGGAGGTGTTCTTGCTTATGGA CTTCAACAAATGGACGGACTTGCAGGTTATGAAGGCTGGCGCTGGATCTTCATTATGGAGGGTGTCGTCACGGCTTTGCTTGGGTTCGTCGGATATatcttcatcgtcgactTTCCAGAGAACGCCCGCCAAACAAAGCGCTTTCTGACCGCTGAAGAGGTTGATATTATGGTCAGTCGCATTGATGCGGACAGAGGCGATGCCCATTCTACTGAATTCTCCCTCCGACCCTACCTTGAGAATGCCCTTGACTGGAAAGTATGGATCTTGGCAATCAACTTCGGTCTGACATCCATGGTTATCTATGCTGTCGCTTATTTCCTGCCCATTGTCTTAAGAGATGGGCTTGGGTTCTCAGTGGTGGAGGCTCAAACCCTGAATGCTCCG GCTAATGCTCCTAAGTGCTATGTATTCGGCGGCATACTTGGACTGACAGAGAGTTGGTTATCGGATAAGTACAAGCTTCGAGGGCCTTTCATCATGCTCAACTCTATCCTTGAGATCATCGGCCTTTCCTTTCTAGGttttcatcatgacaacgTAGTGCGCTACATCGGTGCCTACTTTGTGGTTGGTGGTGATAACGCGTGTTTACCACTTACACTGACATACCAATCTAATAATATTGTTGGCCAGTGGCGTCGTGCCTTTTGTTCTGCACTGATTGTTGGAATGGGTGGTATCGGTGGCATTATTGCCAGCCTTGTCTTTCGAGGGCAAGATAAGCCCGGCTATAG ACCTGGACTTTACGCCTGTTTGACCGCTGCCAGTCTCACTTTCATCTCTGTAGGCTTGACTACTGTTGTCTTTCGACGTAAGAATCAGCTTCAGAGGCAAGGAAAGCTTGTTATTGAGAACACGGATGGTTTCACTTACACGTTGTGA
- a CDS encoding 3-hydroxyphenylacetate 6-hydroxylase, with translation MLIAELFKALSNEAVTRPYQTAVTSVLVSFLAYIIVNEYVARSARLAAFDGPKRLPIVGNLHQLRSNAAEKYRKWAKTYGPVYQIQLGNVPILLVNSASAARTVFGTNSSATASRPEFYTFHKLVSNTAGTTIGTAPYSESLKRRRKGAASALNRPAVETYIPHLDLETKDFIAEAYKFGKAGKTEVDPLPLVQRLSLSLALTLNWGTRMPSSDSDLLREITHVEVEISRFRSTTDNLQDYIPLLRLNPFSFGHKKAAEYRNRRDAYLGMLNRDLEERVSKGTHKPCIQANIMLDREAKLNDVEMMSISLTMLSGGFETFSTVTTWAIAYLATHPEIQDKAYKAITDLHGSKSPLCDPNDDQKCDYVRALVRETLTSKHRYFTVLRLSLPRATNKDFYYEGKFIPKGTVVFLNSWACNMDDELWEDPEIFRPERWLEHPDHPMFTFGVGYRMCAGSLLANRELYLTFMRMIASFELSTRDEIDTNPLTGVEDLTSLVSTPRKYRVTFKPRNDAVLKAAIAQGFDE, from the exons ATGCTTATCGCCGAACTATTCAAGGCCCTCTCTAACGAGGCTGTCACGAGACCCTACCAGACCGCGGTGACGAGTGTTCTCGTGTCGTTCCTTGCTTACATTATCGTCAACGAGTACGTGGCGAGGAGCGCTAGGTTAGCCGCCTTCGATGGACCGAAGAGACTCCCCATAGTAGGAAATCTCCATCAACTGCGGTCAAACGCGGCAGAGAAGTACCGAAAGTGGGCAAAGACATATGGACCAGTATACCAGATCCAACTTGGCAACGTCCCCATTCTCTTGGTCAATAGTGCCTCCGCTGCGAGAACAGTCTTTGGAACAAACTCATCAGCCACTGCTTCGCGTCCCGAATTCTACACATTCCATAAG CTTGTTTCCAACACCGCGGGTACCACAATTGGTACAGCTCCATACAGCGAATCTCTCAAGCGAAGGAGAAAAGGAGCTGCATCTGCCCTCAACAGGCCCGCGGTTGAAACCTACATCCCCCATCTGGATCTCGAGACCAAAGACTTTATTGCCGAGGCCTACAAGTTCGGAAAGGCTGGAAAGACCGAGGTAGATCCGCTACCCCTGGTTCAGCGGCTGAGTCTCTCTCTGGCTTTGACGTTGAACTGGGGAACACGCATGCCCAGTTCTGACAGTGACCTGCTTAGAGAGATCACCCACGTTGAAGTCGAGATCAGCCGATTCCGAAGCACCACGGACAACTTGCAAGACTATATCCCACTCCTTCGCTTGAACCCCTTCTCGTTTGGGCACAAAAAGGCTGCCGAGTATCGTAATCGCCGAGATGCATACCTGGGCATGCTGAACCGCGATCTTGAGGAGCGGGTAAGCAAGGGGACTCACAAGCCTTGCATCCAGGCAAATATCATGCTAGACCGAGAGGCCAAGCTCAACGACGTGGAGATGATGTCTATCAGCCTTACTATGCTGTCCGGTGGATTCGAGACTTTCTCAACGGTGACTACCTGGGCTATTGCCTACCTCGCAACGCACCCAGAGATCCAGGACAAGGCATACAAGGCCATCACAGATTTGCATGGCTCCAAGTCTCCTCTATGCGATCCTAACGATGACCAGAAGTGTGACTATGTTCGCGCCCTTGTGCGGGAAA CTCTAACGTCCAAACACAGGTACTTTACAGTTCTTCGCTTATCCCTGCCTCGGGCAACTAACAAAGACTTCTACTACGAGGGAAAGTTTATACCAAAAGGAACAGTAGTGTTTCTAAACTCCTGGGCATGCAATATGG ATGACGAGCTCTGGGAGGACCCCGAGATATTCCGTCCCGAGCGCTGGCTAGAGCATCCTGACCATCCCATGTTCACCTTTGGAGTGGGATACCGCATGTGTGCAGGCTCACTGCTAGCAAACCGCGAGCTATATCTCACCTTCATGCGCATGATAGCTAGCTTTGAACTCTCTACAAGAGATGAGATCGACACTAACCCGTTGACTGGGGTTGAAGACTTGACTAGTCTTGTGAGCACCCCGAGAAAGTATCGTGTCACCTTCAAGCCGCGAAACGATGCAGTCTTGAAGGCTGCGATTGCGCAGGGGTTTGATGAATAA
- a CDS encoding MFS transporter, SP family, general alpha glucoside:H+ symporter (At least one base has a quality score < 10): MSDEKVSAAAPEAHLDASDPSKTHPDVIDHARSAAQKEQKMTLMQGIKLYPKAVAWSILISTCIVMEGFDIVLVNNFYAFPQWNKKYGQLQPDGTYQVSAAWQAGLSNGANVGSIIGLFLNGWLSERFGYRYTIIGCLIWLSACITLFFTAQNVQMLLAAEILCGLPWGIFQTICVTYASEVCPIALRGYLTTYVNFCWGLGQEIGIGILRSMIGRTDQWAYRIPYGLQWIWPLPLIVGLWLAPESPWWLVRKGRVADAKKSLLRLTSLNRETDFDADETVAMMVHTTALEEKLTEGSSYIDCLKGVNRRRTEIVCMVWAMQNLSGNSFSNYSTYFLEQAGMSAEHAYSFALGQYAINMIGVFGAWGLMSIGIGRRTLYLYGLCGLCTVLCILGFLGLVPEADRQKGALATGSLMIGWAVVYQLTVGSVAYSLVSELPSRRLQIKTVALGPNLFGAIVGIVKAILAPYMLNPTAWIWSHYGGFRLGSLESVPHWDPLLPLRHLYLLPPARAPRCETFAELGVLFEKGVSARKFATTKVDVFHESVDDHVLDQLSKADQATVETVEQAPAHK; this comes from the exons ATGTCGGACGAAAAGGTCTCGGCTGCTGCCCCAGAGGCTCATCTCGATGCTTCGGATCCTAGCAAGACTCATCCTGATGTTATCGACCATGCGCGCTCTGCGGCCCAGAAGGAACAGAAGATGACCCTCATGCAGGGCATCAAGCTGTATCCCAAGGCTGTCGCGTGGAGTATTCTCATCTCGACTTGCATTGTCATGGAAGGATTCGATATTGTCCTTGTCAACAACTTCT ATGCTTTCCCTCAGTGGAACAAGAAGTACGGCCAACTCCAGCCTGATGGAACATATCAGGTGTCAGCAGCATGGCAAGCCGGCTTGAGTAAT GGTGCCAACGTCGGTTCCATCATCggtctcttcctcaacgGTTGGCTCTCAGAGCGCTTCGGTTATCGATACACCATTATCGGCTGCCTCATCTGGCTCTCAGCCTGCATcaccctcttcttcaccGCCCAGAACGTCCAGATGCTCCTCGCCGCCGAGATCCTCTGCGGTCTGCCATGGGGTATCTTCCAGACCATCTGTGTCACCTACGCCTCCGAAGTCTGCCCCATCGCCCTCCGAGGTTATCTCACCACATACGTCAACTTCTGCTGGGGTCTCGGACAGGAAATCGGCATTGGAATCTTGCGATCTATGATCGGCCGAACTGATCAGTGGGCTTACAGAATCCCTTATGGTCTGCAGTGGATCTGGCCTCTGCCTTTGATCGTGGGCTTGTGGCTTGCTCCCGAGTCTCCTTGGTGGCTTGTCCGCAAGGGCCGTGTTGCTGATGCTAAGAAGAGTCTTCTCCGACTTACGAGCCTTAACCGTGAGACCGATttcgatgctgatgagaCTGTTGCTATGATGGTTCATACAACTGCtctcgaggagaagctgaCAGAAGGAAGCTCTTATATCGATTGTCTCAAGGGTGTCAACCGTCGCCGAACAGAAATCGTCTGTATGGTTTGGGCCATGCAGAATCTCAGCGGTAACTCCTTTTCTAACTACTCGACCTACTTCCTCGAGCAAGCCGGTATGTCTGCCGAGCACGCCTACTCCTTTGCTCTTGGCCAATATGCGATCAACATGATTGGTGTCTTCGGTGCATGGGGTCTGATGTCTATTGGAATTGGTCGCCGAACTCTTTATCTTTACGGATTGTGCGGTCTCTGCACTGTTTTGTGCAttcttggcttccttggACTTGTCCCTGAGGCTGATCGCCAGAAGGGTGCTCTCGCCACCGGAAGTCTGATGATCGGCTGGGCTGTTGTTTACCAGCTCACCGTCGGCTCCGTGGCCTACTCCCTTGTCTCTGAGCTTCCTTCTCGACGACTTCAGATCAAGACCGTCGCTCTTGGAC CTAACCTATTCGGCGCCATTGTGGGTATTGTCAAGGCTATTCTGGCTCCTTACATGCTCAACCCCACCGCTTGGATCTGGAGTCACTACGGCGGTTTTCGTCTGGGAAGTCTTGAGTCAGTGCCTCACTGGGATCCCC TGCTTCCTCTGCGTCATCTATACCTACTTCCGCCTGCGCGAGCCCCACGTTGCGAGACCTTTGCCGAGTTGGGCGTTCTGTTCGAGAAGGGTGTCAGCGCTCGAAAGTTTGCTACCACCAAGGTCGATGTCTTCCACGAGTCTGTCGATGATCACGTTCTCGACCAGTTGAGCAAAGCCGATCAGGCTACTGTCGAGACCGTTGAGCAAGCCCCAGCACACAAATAG